From a region of the Triticum aestivum cultivar Chinese Spring chromosome 7D, IWGSC CS RefSeq v2.1, whole genome shotgun sequence genome:
- the LOC123169930 gene encoding uncharacterized protein, producing MEGGSNAHGTAGEPNANAYQQNEDAASASKLPLVVPAPEKEEEHSDGGPMTPGAPAGVPRGCCAVYVGAERRRFVVPTPYLGNPVFRRLLEKAEEEFEFVYVGGALTIPCDTESFKYILAVMERHRKGLVVVDHEGNTTETPKAAAGGSSSSSPGNPE from the exons ATGGAAGGGGGGAGTAATGCTCACGGGACGGCGGGCGAGCCCAACGCCAATGCTTATCAACAGAACGAGGATGCTGCCAGCGCCAGCAAGTTGCCGCTGGTGGTGccggcgccggagaaggaggaggagcacAGCGACGGCGGGCCGATGACCCCGGGCGCCCCCGCGGGCGTGCCGCGCGGGTGCTGCGCGGTGTACGTGGGCGCGGAGCGGCGGCGGTTCGTGGTGCCGACGCCGTACCTGGGCAACCCTGTGTTCCGGCGGCTGCTGGAGAAGGCCGAGGAGGAGTTCGAGTTCGTTTACGTGGGCGGCGCGCTCACCATCCCCTGCGACACGGAGTCCTTCAAGTACATCCTCGCCGTCATGGAGCGGCACCGGAAGGGCCTCGTCGTCGTCGACCACG AAGGGAATACCACGGAGACGCCCAAGGCGGCAGCAGgtggatcatcatcatcatcgccgggTAATCCGGAATGA